Sequence from the Clostridium butyricum genome:
TTTAAATCTAATTTTAATAAATCTATAGAGTTAGTATTCACTTTTGAAACTTTTTTCATAGATATTATAAAATCTTTACAATCATCTAAAGCAAAGTCTGTAACCGGTGTTTTATAGTGCATAGGAATAATATATCTGGGCGTTAGCAATTTACACAAATTTGCTGCCTTTTTACCATCTAAAGTGAAATTTCCGCCAATTGGAATAAGAAGAAAATCCAATGAATTAAGTTCATCTAATATAGGTTGTGCAGGAATATGACCCAAATCTCCTAAATGTGCTAATGTTAAATTGTTAAATTTATATATATAAATTGTATTCATTCCTCTTTTAAGTCCATTATAATCATCATGAAAGGAATTGAATCCTTTTAATTGTAGAAAATCTAAATTA
This genomic interval carries:
- a CDS encoding MBL fold metallo-hydrolase; protein product: MQLIWYGHSCFMIKTNEGKRILIDPFNKSLGYKIDFPKCDLITISHSHFDHSSINPINNDTKVIDTYGNFNLDFLQLKGFNSFHDDYNGLKRGMNTIYIYKFNNLTLAHLGDLGHIPAQPILDELNSLDFLLIPIGGNFTLDGKKAANLCKLLTPRYIIPMHYKTPVTDFALDDCKDFIISMKKVSKVNTNSIDLLKLDLKTKSMETILLQPPY